A single genomic interval of halophilic archaeon DL31 harbors:
- a CDS encoding transcriptional regulator, XRE family (SMART: Helix-turn-helix type 3~KEGG: hvo:HVO_2718 hypothetical protein) codes for MAKYSTGSGGGGDDGDACELCGTESKSLRTANVAGAQLLVCSDCAPMGDNRSKDRKKREQQGGSRDGTRTNRKKRAAQNTAKLQDASTGTSDWVKNADYDDDSLPYLVSGYGDLVSDARQEAGMTTEEVAEELGLDESDVLAVEEGRATRADVGGSVIAELEQLFDIELADE; via the coding sequence ATGGCCAAATACTCGACCGGCAGCGGCGGCGGGGGCGACGACGGCGACGCCTGCGAACTCTGTGGCACCGAATCCAAATCACTGCGGACGGCGAACGTCGCCGGCGCTCAACTGCTTGTCTGTTCGGACTGTGCGCCGATGGGCGACAACCGTAGCAAGGACCGCAAGAAGCGCGAACAGCAGGGGGGGAGCCGCGACGGCACGCGCACCAACCGCAAGAAGCGCGCCGCTCAAAACACCGCCAAACTGCAGGACGCAAGCACCGGCACCAGCGACTGGGTGAAAAACGCCGACTACGACGACGACAGCCTCCCGTACCTCGTTTCGGGCTACGGCGACCTCGTCAGCGATGCCCGGCAGGAAGCAGGAATGACGACCGAGGAGGTGGCCGAGGAGCTGGGTCTCGACGAATCAGACGTGCTCGCCGTCGAGGAGGGTCGCGCGACCCGCGCGGACGTCGGCGGCAGCGTCATCGCCGAACTGGAGCAGCTGTTCGATATCGAACTGGCCGACGAGTAA
- a CDS encoding protein of unknown function DUF6 transmembrane (PFAM: Protein of unknown function DUF6, transmembrane~KEGG: htu:Htur_0071 protein of unknown function DUF6 transmembrane) has product MPALLWGFSPILSKRGMAAGGTSLQASVTVVVVDSTLFLIALAVQSGDAFAGLTMETLGVFVLAGVFGTALGRLATFTGVDRVGASVNSAGVSARPLFATMLAVAFLGESASLSTVVGIVVLVAGLASLALAKGGDISGWEPYELLFPIAAAAFFAVGNVLRRYGLTSSDVTSLEAVALNELAAMAVLFGYAIARGRVGEVLGSPRETWGYFAASGTITAVALLSLFAAFAHPEGVVAVVDPLAATAPLFTTVFAFFLLGDLERVTRGVVVGAALVVLGVALVTSGPALLATLGL; this is encoded by the coding sequence GTGCCTGCGCTGCTCTGGGGGTTCTCGCCAATTCTCTCGAAACGCGGCATGGCTGCAGGTGGCACCTCGTTGCAGGCCTCGGTCACGGTCGTCGTCGTCGACAGTACGCTCTTCCTGATCGCGTTGGCTGTGCAGAGCGGCGACGCGTTCGCGGGCCTGACGATGGAGACTCTCGGCGTGTTCGTGCTCGCCGGCGTGTTCGGCACCGCACTCGGCCGGCTCGCGACGTTCACGGGCGTCGACCGGGTGGGGGCGAGCGTCAACAGCGCCGGGGTCTCTGCCCGCCCGCTGTTCGCGACGATGCTCGCGGTCGCGTTTTTGGGGGAGTCCGCGTCGCTCTCGACGGTCGTGGGCATCGTGGTACTGGTCGCCGGCCTCGCCAGCCTCGCGCTTGCGAAGGGTGGCGACATCAGCGGCTGGGAGCCCTACGAACTGCTCTTCCCCATCGCTGCAGCGGCCTTTTTCGCGGTCGGTAACGTGCTCCGGCGCTACGGCCTCACCAGTTCAGACGTGACCTCGCTGGAAGCCGTTGCGCTGAACGAGCTGGCGGCGATGGCGGTGCTGTTCGGCTACGCAATCGCACGCGGCCGAGTCGGCGAGGTGCTCGGCTCTCCTCGGGAGACGTGGGGCTACTTCGCGGCGTCGGGGACCATCACCGCTGTCGCGCTGCTCTCGCTGTTCGCGGCGTTCGCCCATCCGGAAGGGGTGGTCGCGGTGGTGGACCCGCTGGCGGCGACGGCGCCGCTGTTCACCACGGTGTTCGCCTTCTTCCTGCTCGGGGACCTAGAGCGGGTGACCCGCGGCGTTGTCGTCGGGGCGGCGCTGGTGGTACTGGGCGTGGCGCTGGTCACCTCCGGCCCGGCGCTGCTCGCGACGCTGGGGCTGTAG
- a CDS encoding Succinyl-CoA ligase (ADP-forming) subunit beta (PFAM: ATP-grasp fold, succinyl-CoA synthetase-type; ATP-citrate lyase/succinyl-CoA ligase~TIGRFAM: Succinyl-CoA synthetase, beta subunit~HAMAP: Succinyl-CoA ligase [ADP-forming] subunit beta~KEGG: hvo:HVO_2465 succinyl-CoA synthase subunit beta): MKLHEYQAKEIFEEAGIPVPASRLASTTQEVVDAVGEIGFPAAVKAQVHVGGRGKAGGIKIVESEAEAREAAEDILGMDLKGYTVDRVLVESGVDFVDELYVGITMDRNAGEPVAMVSTEGGVDIEQVAEETPEAIAREHIDPAFGMHPFESRKVVYEAGVEQQFAGEISSILRALFDLYESRDASEIEVNPVMVTADDDVVAADGVMNIDDDALFRQPELADIAEESYENDFERKAGEYGFDYVRLSGNVGIIGNGAGLVMTTLDLVDYYGGKPANFLDIGGGAKAERVTNALDMVFSDENVDSVVFNIFGGITRGDEVAKGINEALEAFDEIPKPVTVRLAGTRAAEGMEILNTDLVTVEKTLESAVQRAVADAAEVNK; encoded by the coding sequence ATGAAGCTACATGAGTACCAAGCGAAGGAGATCTTCGAGGAGGCCGGCATCCCCGTTCCGGCGTCTCGACTTGCCTCCACCACGCAGGAGGTCGTCGACGCAGTCGGGGAGATTGGGTTCCCCGCAGCAGTGAAGGCACAGGTTCACGTTGGCGGCCGAGGCAAGGCCGGCGGCATCAAAATCGTCGAGAGCGAGGCCGAGGCCCGCGAGGCCGCCGAGGATATCCTCGGTATGGACCTCAAAGGCTACACCGTCGACCGCGTGCTCGTCGAGTCCGGCGTCGACTTTGTCGACGAACTTTACGTCGGCATCACAATGGACCGCAACGCCGGTGAACCCGTCGCGATGGTCTCGACGGAAGGCGGCGTCGACATCGAACAGGTGGCTGAGGAGACCCCCGAGGCCATCGCCCGCGAGCATATCGACCCCGCGTTCGGGATGCACCCCTTCGAGTCCCGGAAGGTCGTCTATGAGGCCGGCGTCGAACAGCAGTTCGCCGGCGAGATCTCGAGTATCCTCCGGGCGCTGTTCGATCTCTACGAGTCCCGGGATGCCTCCGAAATCGAGGTCAATCCCGTGATGGTTACGGCTGACGACGACGTGGTTGCGGCCGACGGCGTGATGAACATCGACGACGACGCGCTGTTCCGCCAGCCCGAACTCGCCGATATCGCCGAAGAGAGCTACGAGAACGACTTCGAGCGCAAGGCCGGCGAGTACGGCTTCGACTACGTCCGGCTCTCGGGCAACGTCGGCATCATCGGCAACGGTGCCGGACTGGTGATGACCACGCTCGACCTCGTCGACTACTACGGCGGCAAGCCCGCCAACTTCCTCGACATCGGCGGCGGCGCCAAAGCCGAGCGCGTCACGAACGCGCTGGATATGGTGTTCTCCGACGAGAACGTCGACTCGGTCGTCTTCAACATCTTCGGCGGCATCACCCGTGGCGACGAGGTCGCCAAGGGGATCAACGAGGCCCTGGAGGCGTTCGACGAGATTCCCAAGCCCGTGACGGTCCGACTCGCAGGCACCCGGGCGGCAGAGGGGATGGAGATTCTGAACACCGACCTCGTGACGGTCGAGAAGACGCTGGAGTCCGCGGTCCAACGTGCGGTTGCTGATGCTGCGGAGGTGAACAAATGA
- a CDS encoding succinyl-CoA synthetase, alpha subunit (TIGRFAM: Succinyl-CoA ligase, alpha subunit~KEGG: nmg:Nmag_0736 succinyl-CoA synthetase, alpha subunit~PFAM: ATP-citrate lyase/succinyl-CoA ligase; CoA-binding): protein MSILVDDDTRVVVQGITGGEGKFHAEQMMEYGTNVVAGAVPGKGGQEAADVPVYDTVEEAAIEENADASVIFVPPAFAGDAIFEAVDAPLDLAVAITEGVPAQDMSKVNKRLNEVDTRLIGPNCPGIITPGETKLGILPGNIFSDGNVGLVSRSGTLTYQVVDSLTQRGIGQTTAVGIGGDPIIGTSFIDTLELFEADEETEAVVMCGEIGGEDEEQAAAYIEENMETPVAGFIAGRTAPPGKRMGHAGAIVSGSGTGTAESKIDALNDAGVPIGDTPEQVADSIEAFL, encoded by the coding sequence ATGAGCATTCTCGTCGACGACGACACCCGAGTCGTGGTGCAGGGCATCACGGGCGGGGAAGGCAAGTTCCACGCCGAACAGATGATGGAGTATGGGACCAACGTGGTCGCCGGCGCGGTCCCCGGAAAAGGCGGCCAGGAGGCCGCTGACGTCCCTGTCTACGACACCGTCGAGGAGGCAGCTATCGAAGAGAACGCTGACGCCTCCGTGATTTTCGTCCCGCCGGCGTTCGCCGGCGACGCCATCTTCGAGGCGGTCGATGCGCCGCTCGACCTCGCGGTCGCCATCACTGAGGGCGTTCCCGCTCAGGACATGTCGAAGGTGAACAAACGGCTAAACGAGGTCGACACCCGACTTATCGGCCCCAACTGCCCGGGCATCATCACCCCTGGCGAGACCAAACTCGGCATCCTGCCGGGCAACATCTTCTCCGACGGCAACGTCGGGCTAGTCTCCCGCTCGGGGACTCTCACCTATCAGGTTGTCGACAGCCTCACTCAGCGCGGCATCGGCCAGACCACCGCGGTCGGTATCGGCGGCGACCCAATCATCGGCACCTCGTTCATCGACACCCTCGAGCTGTTCGAGGCCGACGAGGAGACCGAGGCCGTCGTGATGTGCGGTGAGATCGGTGGCGAGGATGAGGAGCAGGCCGCCGCCTACATCGAGGAGAACATGGAGACGCCCGTTGCCGGATTCATCGCCGGCCGAACGGCGCCGCCGGGCAAGCGCATGGGCCACGCCGGCGCCATCGTCTCCGGCAGCGGGACCGGGACGGCGGAGTCGAAAATCGACGCCCTCAACGACGCGGGCGTTCCCATCGGCGACACCCCCGAGCAGGTCGCCGACAGCATCGAAGCGTTCCTCTAA
- a CDS encoding Bacterio-opsin activator HTH domain protein (PFAM: Bacterio-opsin activator, HTH~KEGG: nmg:Nmag_3053 bacterio-opsin activator HTH domain protein) translates to MSIIAAFRLSGNPLVLMPSVRAAPGMTVRREWSIPDPDSDPVMFVWALGGDFDAFEAALPDDPTIREHERIDDEGAQRLYRVVINRDASTNPAYIDRETGASRLSIETTAAGAVLEVRLPNRDALQEYVRLLRSEGFTVELLRAHPASQPANRLGLSEKQATALQMAHDNGYFEVPRETDLGTLADELAVSEQALSERIRRGLSAVLDETVSGISPGENAPTGED, encoded by the coding sequence ATGAGCATCATCGCGGCCTTTCGCCTCTCGGGTAATCCGCTGGTGTTGATGCCGTCGGTTCGGGCCGCCCCAGGGATGACCGTCCGTCGGGAATGGTCCATCCCCGACCCCGACTCGGACCCGGTGATGTTCGTCTGGGCACTGGGTGGAGATTTCGACGCGTTCGAAGCGGCGCTGCCCGACGACCCTACCATCCGGGAGCACGAGCGCATCGACGACGAAGGCGCCCAGCGACTCTACCGTGTGGTCATCAACCGCGACGCGTCGACCAACCCGGCGTATATCGATCGGGAGACGGGTGCATCCCGACTCTCCATCGAGACGACTGCGGCGGGTGCAGTCCTCGAAGTGCGGCTCCCCAACCGGGACGCGCTGCAGGAGTACGTGCGGCTGCTGCGGAGTGAGGGGTTCACCGTCGAACTGCTGCGTGCCCACCCGGCCAGCCAACCGGCCAACCGCTTGGGGCTCTCGGAGAAACAAGCGACAGCGCTACAGATGGCCCACGACAACGGCTACTTCGAGGTCCCGCGGGAGACTGACCTCGGGACGTTGGCCGACGAGCTGGCGGTTTCCGAGCAGGCGCTCTCAGAGCGGATCCGGCGCGGCCTCTCGGCGGTGCTCGACGAAACGGTCAGCGGGATTTCGCCCGGAGAAAACGCCCCAACGGGCGAAGACTGA